The window TAACAAGGATTTAAAGTGAATACTATGATTAAAGGGTTAAAGGATTAAAGTGAAAACAAGCAAGAAACAACAAATTCTCGACAGTGCCTTAATTTTATTTAGCGAGCATGGCATTGAGGCAACCTCTACCGCGTCAATTGCTAAAGCGGCAAATGTCGCAACAGGCACTTTATTTCATCATTTCCCCAATAAAAAGGCTTTGGTTTATCAATTATATTTAGCGACTAAGCATGATTTATCCCAGCACCTTAGCACCCAGGTGAACGAGCAATCTTCACTTAAAGAGCTAACGCAAGAGCTGTGGAACAATGCGCTGACTTGGGCCATTAAGCACCCTGACAAACTTCGATTTTTCCAACTGGTTAGCGGCTCTAAATTACTCAGTGCACAAGAAAAAGCCAATGCGATGGCGCAAGAGCTGGGCATGATCACCCGCTTAATTAGTGCCGGCCAAGCCAGCGGTATCTTTGCAAAGCACCCGATTGAATTGGTGGCGCTGAACTGTCAGGGTCAGTTTAATGGTGCGGGTATTTTTTATATTGAAAATCCGCAGCACATTAACAATCAATTGTACCGCCAAGCTTCGTTTGCAATGTTTTGGAATGCGCTTTGCCCATTAGGCTAATTACTCCCTGTACGATAGCTATAGGATCATAACCTGCTTATTCAATACCAAACCTGACTTAAGGATTATCCTGATTTGAACAGTGGCTGGTTATTAGATTATACTCAGCTAACTTTATCATTCTAAATAGCAATGACTTATGACCCAATCGTTCATTTCGCTCTCTGATACCAAGCAGCTATACAACGCAGCGCAAGCTTTGCCGTTAATTGTCGTGACAAGCCCAAAGTGTTATGCCGTCATTTCACTTTACGGTGGTCAAATTATTGAGTTTAAGCCAACGGACAAACCGGCCTTGTTATGGTTAAGCCCTCTTGCATTATTTGAACCGGGCAAAGCTATTCGTGGCGGTGTACCTCTTTGTGCGCCTTGGTTTGGCCCTCATCGCAGCAAGCGTGAGAAAAACTCTGATACGGGCAAAGCCTACTCTAATCATGGTTTCGCTCGGACCAGTGTTTGGACTAAAACCAGCGCCCTAGCTAACCAAGACGACAGCGTAACAATCACGTTAGCGTTAAAGCATAGCGAACAAAGTGAGTTAGTTTATCCTCATCAATTTACGATGGAACTCGAGTTTACACTTGGTGACGAACTAGCGATTGAGTTTGCAATCACCAATCATTCAACAGCAACTATCGAATGTGAATGGGCAATGCATAGCTATTTTGCGATAGAAAATATCGCCACTGCCGCCGTTAACGGTTTAGACGGTTATCAATACGTTGATTCGGCAAATAATGCCAACGTTGAACAGTTAAATGGCGCACTAACCTTTAACGGTGAAGTTGACCGTTATTTTATTACTGGTAGCGCCAGTCAAACCATTGAGAATTCCACACCAATCTCAATCAGCGGCACCAATTGTAATAGCGTTATTACTTGGAACCCCGGTGCTGAGCTAGCGGCAAAAATGCCTGATATTAGCGACAGCTTTTACCAGCAGTTTGTTTGTGTGGAGCGTGGTGCTATTTTTGATAATCAATGGCAAATAGCCCCAGCGCAAAAGCAGTCGGCCCGCATGGTGTTAAGTAACTGTACCACTGCAAACTAGAGTACCGAATAAGCGCTGGGTACACGCGCTTTCCCCGCGGATAAGCGCTGATGTTAGATTACTGTAGATCGCGCCACCATGGCGCAGTTTTGTTTACAGTGTTGGCTGACACACTTTGCCCCATCACGGGAGTCAGCAATGGCACACCCGATGCTTGCGCCAATTCGCTAATACGTTCAAGTGGTTCATACCAACTATGAAAAGCTAAGTCGAAGGTGCCGTTATGAATTGGCATCATTTGGCGTCCTTGCAAATCAACATGTGCCTGCAGGCTTTGCTCTGGGGTCATGTGAATGCTCGCCCAGTCTTTATCATAAGCACCAGTTTCAATCATCGTTAAATCAAACGGCCCTAAACGCTCGCCTATTTGTTTAAAACCATCAAAATAGCCAGAATCACCACTAAAGTACACATTGCTGTTCGCTGACTTTATAACGTAAGACGCCCACAGCGTCTCATTTTTGTCAAATAACCCGCGCCCTGAAAAGTGCTGGGTCGGTGTCGCCGTAATGCTAACATTATCTATTGTCACCGACTGCCACCAGTCTAAAACGTGAATGTTTTTTGCGGCAACTTGCCATTTTTTCAAATGTTTATCGACCCCGACAGGCACAACAAAGTGCTTAACCTTGCTCGCCAGATACTCGATAGAAGCTTGGTCGAGATGGTCATAATGATCATGAGATATTATGACACCATCGATTGGTGGCAACGACTCAAGCGCAATCGGTGGTTGATGAAAGCGTTTAGGGCCAGCAAAGCTAAAGGGTGATGCTCGCTCACTAAAAACAGGATCAATCAACCAATTATTACCGCCGGTTTTAATAAAGATGCTCGAATGCCCCAACCGAATAACACTGTCTTCATGTTGCGGTAATTGCTCGAGCTGCTGCGCCGTTATTGCAACAACAGGAATGTCATTAACGGGTGACGAATCAATACGCTTTTCGGTAATGTAACGCATAAGCAGCGGTAAAATACTGGTGTCAT is drawn from Gammaproteobacteria bacterium and contains these coding sequences:
- a CDS encoding TetR/AcrR family transcriptional regulator, producing MKTSKKQQILDSALILFSEHGIEATSTASIAKAANVATGTLFHHFPNKKALVYQLYLATKHDLSQHLSTQVNEQSSLKELTQELWNNALTWAIKHPDKLRFFQLVSGSKLLSAQEKANAMAQELGMITRLISAGQASGIFAKHPIELVALNCQGQFNGAGIFYIENPQHINNQLYRQASFAMFWNALCPLG
- a CDS encoding D-hexose-6-phosphate mutarotase, which codes for MTQSFISLSDTKQLYNAAQALPLIVVTSPKCYAVISLYGGQIIEFKPTDKPALLWLSPLALFEPGKAIRGGVPLCAPWFGPHRSKREKNSDTGKAYSNHGFARTSVWTKTSALANQDDSVTITLALKHSEQSELVYPHQFTMELEFTLGDELAIEFAITNHSTATIECEWAMHSYFAIENIATAAVNGLDGYQYVDSANNANVEQLNGALTFNGEVDRYFITGSASQTIENSTPISISGTNCNSVITWNPGAELAAKMPDISDSFYQQFVCVERGAIFDNQWQIAPAQKQSARMVLSNCTTAN
- a CDS encoding MBL fold metallo-hydrolase is translated as MKRNTLTVLTILVGGIMLGITSLQSESVVKQDPNGLSHHKSDGKFANTAADFSDDTSILPLLMRYITEKRIDSSPVNDIPVVAITAQQLEQLPQHEDSVIRLGHSSIFIKTGGNNWLIDPVFSERASPFSFAGPKRFHQPPIALESLPPIDGVIISHDHYDHLDQASIEYLASKVKHFVVPVGVDKHLKKWQVAAKNIHVLDWWQSVTIDNVSITATPTQHFSGRGLFDKNETLWASYVIKSANSNVYFSGDSGYFDGFKQIGERLGPFDLTMIETGAYDKDWASIHMTPEQSLQAHVDLQGRQMMPIHNGTFDLAFHSWYEPLERISELAQASGVPLLTPVMGQSVSANTVNKTAPWWRDLQ